Genomic DNA from Paenibacillus donghaensis:
AGCTCCAGCTCTTCAGGGGAAGCATCGCCCATCTTCTCAGTAATGCCCAACATTTCTTCTTCGAGCTCCAGCAGCGGCAAAAAAGCATCCTTCAGCACATCGCGCACGGTTTTGCCCGGAGTCAGCTTGGTATGCTGATCCAGATAGCCGTAACGCACTCTTGGCGTCCACTCCACTTTGCCGCTGTCCTTCAGCACCTTGCCGGTTAAAATATTCATCAAGGTCGATTTGCCGACCCCGTTTGCACCTACAATCCCTACATGCTCGCCGGCCAGCAGCCGGAACGATACACCCTTAAACAACAACCGGTCCCCGAAATTATGGGAAACGTCTTCTACAGTAAGTAAACTCATAAAGTCTCTGCAAGCTCCTGTCTCTATTTTAAAATAATGCGTAATTCCTAAATACTGTTCCCATACACATATACCGACTTATTTTAGCACATCCAGGCCTTAGACCCAAACAGGAAATTCACCCAATCCGGCTGAAATGCAAACAAAAATGTCTAATTCATCGCTTTTTCTTAAGAAGAAACGGCTTCGCCATCCTCTGAAAGAGACGGCATCTGTTCTGCGAAAAATAGAAGGATAAAGTATCCAGTGAAACTTATACTTTCTTATATTTTGAAAAAACCACGCCCTACAGCTTCAGCATTCATCTCCGATGCCCCGCTCACCACACTGCGCAATGCTCCGGCAAGCTTACCCTTCCGCTGGAAGGGGTCGCGCTGAAACGGCAGCTCCAGCACCCTGCCCAGGCCAATATGCTCCTGCAGCAGCTTCTGGGCGAGGGGGCCGGCAAGCGGTAGCCCTATATTCCATTTGGGCTGGGGTGCAAGACCGCAACGCCGCAGCCAACGCAGCGTCTCTTCCAGCCGCCAGTCTGCGCCGGAGGCCACCAGCAATGGAAGCTCGCTGGCTGCAAACAGCTGCAGGCCACCGCTGCCCTCGCCTGTTCCCAGATCCAGCACTACGTAAGTATAGCCAGCCTCATGCACGCCGGTAAGCGAACCCTCTGCGCCAGGGCGCCAGAAATGGATATTCTGCCAGGAGAAGGCAGCACCCTCACTCCCAGCTGGACTCAGCAGCTCCGTTTCCTCCCCAAACATCTGCTGCAAACGCTCATGTACCGGCGACTCCAGGTTCATATCCACCCAAGCCGTGGGGCCAAGCCCGGACAAATAGACACTGAGCGCGAGCGAAGTGTGAGTCGCACCAAGACCGGGCGCAGCTCCCAACACTGCCGCCACAGTCGGGGGCTGCTGACCCGATCGGTGCGGCGGCTGTATCCGCATCTTCTGCCTAGCTCCATGTGGATCGGAATGGCTGCGAACCTGCTCCACAGCTTCCAAAACTGCCGCCGCATCAGGGTACCGGTCATCCGGATGGACGCGAAGCAGCCGCCGGATGACCGGAATTAAACCATGGTCCACCACTGGCCGCAGCCTTGCTTCCATTCCGGACCGCCAGCGTGTTTCATGTCCGCCCGTTGCCATGTAGAGCAGCACTGCCCCGAGACCATACTGGTCCACCGCTGGCAGACAAGGTCCCGCCTCATATTGCTCCGGTGCCGCGAACCCGGCTGTTCCCAGGTTCACCGTCTCCCTTAAGCTGCCTTGCGCATAACTGCGGGCAATCCCGAAATCAATCAGCGTAAGGCTTAGGGACTCGCTCAGCATCACATTCGCAGGTTTAAGGTCACGGTACACGATTGGGGGCTGCTGAGCATGCAGATATAGCAGCACCTCCAGCAACTGCCTGGCCAGATCTAGAATTAGCCGGCCAGGCAGCGGGCCCGGATGCTGCTGCATATATTGTGTGAGTGTCACGCCATCAATATAATCCATAATCAAATAGCAATAACCGTCCGCATCAGGCAGGCAATAATCCACCACCCGCGGCAGTCGGGCATGGGAGAGCTTAACCAGCAGCTCAGCCTCCTTGGCCATATCATCATATTCAGGACCTATACCTGCATTCTCCTTAACGGCCCAGCGTTTGCCGGGTAGCCGAAGATCTTCGGCCAGATAAACACAGCTCATGCCGCCCGACCCGATTAGCCGCTTTATTAAATACCGTTCCCCTAGCACTTGTCCTGCCTTAAGCTTGGATTGATAATTCATTGCATCATCTCCTCCTTATAATAAAAATCGATCCCTCCCAAACCCTCCCTTCCAAGGGAGGGCCCTAAAGGGTTGCACCCTCTGGACACCTGCAAATTTGGCGAATGAGTCTGGCGGTACTGTGATTAGGCGGCTGTGAGGTAAGAGCGCTTATCCCTACGGGACCGCTTGGACGTCGCAGGGCTCGGCCCGCTATCCCTGACGGGATGCGAGCCGGAGCAAAAGTCAAAAGCGGGCTGTTCCTTCGGAATGCGCAAGACCCTAAGAGCAAAAGCAGGCTGTTCCTTCGGAATGCGCAAGAACTTTAAGGTCAAGAGCAGGCTGTTCCTTCGGAATGCGCAAGACCCTAAGAGCAAGAGCGGGCTGTTCCTTCGGAATGCGCAAGAACTTTAAGGTCAAGAGCAGGCTGTTCCTTCGGAATGCGCAAGTAAATCATAATTTCCTGTACATCAAAAAAAAAGCATCCGTGATGTCTCAATCTCCCCTGCTGCGAGTGGAAGATTGTAACATAACGGGATGCTTTCCCTTTTGTAACGTATGATTGTTAAT
This window encodes:
- a CDS encoding serine/threonine-protein kinase, encoding MNYQSKLKAGQVLGERYLIKRLIGSGGMSCVYLAEDLRLPGKRWAVKENAGIGPEYDDMAKEAELLVKLSHARLPRVVDYCLPDADGYCYLIMDYIDGVTLTQYMQQHPGPLPGRLILDLARQLLEVLLYLHAQQPPIVYRDLKPANVMLSESLSLTLIDFGIARSYAQGSLRETVNLGTAGFAAPEQYEAGPCLPAVDQYGLGAVLLYMATGGHETRWRSGMEARLRPVVDHGLIPVIRRLLRVHPDDRYPDAAAVLEAVEQVRSHSDPHGARQKMRIQPPHRSGQQPPTVAAVLGAAPGLGATHTSLALSVYLSGLGPTAWVDMNLESPVHERLQQMFGEETELLSPAGSEGAAFSWQNIHFWRPGAEGSLTGVHEAGYTYVVLDLGTGEGSGGLQLFAASELPLLVASGADWRLEETLRWLRRCGLAPQPKWNIGLPLAGPLAQKLLQEHIGLGRVLELPFQRDPFQRKGKLAGALRSVVSGASEMNAEAVGRGFFKI